Proteins encoded within one genomic window of Synechococcus sp. PCC 7335:
- the apcB gene encoding allophycocyanin subunit beta: MQDAITAVINASDVQGKYLDSSSMDKLKAYFQTGELRVRAATSISANAAEIVKEAVAKSLLYSDITRPGGNMYTTRRYAACIRDLDYYLRYSTYAMLAGDPSILDERVLNGLKETYNSLGVPVGATVQAIQAIKEVTASLVGADAGKEMGVYLDYICSGLS, translated from the coding sequence ATGCAAGATGCAATTACTGCTGTAATTAATGCTTCAGACGTGCAAGGTAAGTACCTTGATTCGTCTTCTATGGATAAGCTTAAAGCTTATTTCCAAACTGGTGAACTGCGCGTTCGTGCAGCAACCTCTATCAGCGCTAACGCTGCTGAAATCGTTAAGGAAGCAGTTGCGAAGTCTCTGCTTTACTCAGACATCACTCGTCCTGGTGGCAACATGTACACCACTCGTCGCTATGCTGCTTGCATTCGCGACTTGGACTACTACCTGCGCTACTCTACTTACGCCATGCTCGCTGGCGATCCTTCCATCCTCGATGAGCGCGTGCTCAACGGTTTGAAAGAAACTTACAATTCCTTGGGCGTTCCTGTTGGTGCTACCGTTCAGGCCATCCAAGCAATCAAGGAAGTTACTGCTAGCCTAGTTGGTGCTGACGCTGGTAAAGAGATGGGTGTTTACCTCGACTATATCTGCTCTGGCCTGAGCTAG
- a CDS encoding allophycocyanin subunit alpha yields MSIVTKSIVNADAEARYLSPGELDRIKGFVTSGERRVRIAQVLTESRERIVKTAGDQLFQKRPDVVSPGGNAYGEEMTATCLRDMDYYLRLITYGVVAGDVAPIEEIGLVGAREMYNSLGTSIPAMADSIRCMKSVAGSMMSGDDALEAASYFDYVIGGLQ; encoded by the coding sequence ATGAGTATAGTCACGAAGTCAATCGTGAATGCTGATGCTGAGGCCCGCTACCTCAGCCCCGGTGAATTGGATCGCATTAAGGGGTTTGTGACCTCTGGTGAGCGTCGTGTTCGTATTGCTCAGGTCTTGACTGAGTCTCGTGAGCGAATCGTCAAAACTGCCGGCGACCAACTTTTCCAAAAGCGCCCTGATGTTGTTTCTCCTGGCGGCAACGCTTATGGCGAAGAAATGACAGCCACCTGCCTACGCGATATGGACTACTACCTACGCCTTATCACCTATGGTGTGGTCGCAGGGGACGTGGCGCCTATCGAAGAGATTGGCCTGGTCGGCGCTCGTGAGATGTACAATTCGCTAGGTACTTCTATCCCTGCGATGGCAGACTCCATTCGCTGTATGAAGAGCGTTGCTGGCTCTATGATGTCTGGTGATGATGCGCTTGAAGCTGCGTCTTACTTTGACTACGTTATTGGTGGCTTGCAGTAA
- a CDS encoding phycobilisome rod-core linker polypeptide, with the protein MTVTASGGSSVARPQLYQTLPASTISQAEQKDRYMENTELGELKTFFNSGMKRVAIAQTLTRYSELIVSQAANRIFTGGSALAYLEKSADDAPQEMTRGGVPLDQKEASKLGTATFVAANSDGNGSRGGIFSGLRNLLINDPDAGVTPPNFRPINVARYGPSNMQKSLRDMSWFLRYLTYAVVAGDPNILKVNVRGLREIIENACSTPATIVAIQTMRGASVGYFKGDPEAQDILRQYFDIMLSEFKGPTPSKKLRQRSSKDQQGLQLPQIYFNASERRPKYAMKPGLSRLEKNEAIKAAYRQVFERDITRAYSQSISDLESKVRNGEISMKEFIRRLAKSPLYRRQFFEPFINSRALELAFRHILGRGPSSREEVQKYFAIVSEGGLSKLVDALVDSQEYADYFGEETVPYIRGLGQEAQECRNWGAQQELFNYSAPYRKIPQFVTLFASYNQPLPDQHVYGSGNDPLEIQFGAIFPKETRDPSSSPAPFSKDTRRILIHQGAGINNQLSNPAARPVAPGSLGAKVFKSSEASKQTIISAVYRQVFGRPVYAGQEISKAESRFNNDEINVREFVKAVAKSESFRKIYWTSLYVMKAVEYIHRRLLGRPTYGRQETNQYFDICAKKGFYALIDAIIDSQEYTECFGEDTVPYERYLTPGGQAMRSLRVGSIQETGARPEEKTTPRFIELGAVDKNRPIPEVQQRVNQGVSVQREQTKRFKLTTQEKTAVLTVAQAAYRQIFERNIDPYVVKGSEFSELESKLVNGEINVKEFIEGLGNSQLYIKEFYAPYPNTKVIELGTKHFLGRAPQDQGEIRKYNRILASEGIRGFIRALVDTPEYAQYFGEDTVPYRRFPTLPAANFPNTEILYNRLTKQSDDVVVPSFDALNPSTSVSEKLPLMAGALED; encoded by the coding sequence ATGACAGTGACAGCTAGCGGCGGAAGCTCTGTAGCACGGCCCCAACTTTACCAAACCTTGCCTGCTTCCACGATTTCTCAGGCGGAGCAAAAAGACCGCTATATGGAGAACACCGAACTTGGTGAACTCAAGACTTTCTTTAATTCTGGAATGAAGCGAGTGGCGATCGCCCAAACGCTTACTCGCTACTCTGAGCTAATCGTATCTCAAGCGGCCAATCGCATTTTTACGGGTGGCTCTGCGCTAGCTTATCTAGAAAAGTCAGCAGACGATGCCCCTCAAGAGATGACGCGGGGTGGCGTTCCACTTGACCAAAAAGAAGCTTCTAAGCTAGGAACGGCCACCTTTGTTGCGGCTAACAGCGATGGTAATGGTAGCAGGGGCGGCATCTTTAGCGGTCTTCGTAATCTGCTAATTAACGATCCCGATGCCGGCGTCACCCCTCCCAACTTCAGGCCGATCAATGTGGCTCGCTACGGCCCTAGCAATATGCAAAAGTCTCTTAGAGACATGAGCTGGTTCCTGCGCTATCTCACGTATGCCGTTGTCGCGGGCGATCCGAATATTTTGAAAGTAAATGTCCGGGGACTACGAGAAATTATTGAGAATGCCTGTTCAACCCCGGCTACTATCGTTGCGATTCAAACGATGCGTGGAGCTTCAGTGGGTTACTTCAAGGGCGATCCAGAAGCGCAAGATATTCTGCGTCAGTACTTTGACATCATGCTGAGCGAGTTTAAAGGGCCAACCCCTTCAAAGAAACTCCGTCAGCGTTCCTCAAAAGATCAGCAGGGTCTGCAGCTACCGCAGATTTACTTTAACGCTTCAGAGCGTCGGCCTAAGTACGCGATGAAGCCTGGGCTTTCGCGGCTAGAAAAGAACGAAGCGATCAAGGCTGCCTACCGTCAGGTATTCGAGCGAGATATTACTCGTGCGTATTCGCAGTCCATCTCCGATCTAGAATCCAAAGTCAGAAACGGCGAAATTTCGATGAAGGAATTCATCCGTCGCCTAGCGAAGTCTCCTTTATATAGAAGGCAGTTCTTCGAACCGTTTATCAACAGCCGAGCCTTAGAGCTGGCTTTTCGTCATATTCTTGGGCGCGGGCCAAGCTCTCGCGAAGAAGTTCAAAAATACTTTGCTATTGTCTCTGAAGGCGGCTTGTCTAAGCTGGTTGATGCTTTAGTTGATTCGCAAGAGTATGCCGACTACTTTGGCGAAGAGACCGTTCCCTACATTCGCGGTCTGGGCCAAGAAGCTCAAGAGTGTCGAAACTGGGGTGCGCAGCAAGAGCTATTCAACTACAGCGCACCGTATCGCAAGATCCCTCAGTTCGTTACGCTGTTTGCCTCTTACAATCAGCCCCTACCTGACCAACATGTTTATGGCTCTGGCAACGATCCGCTAGAAATTCAGTTTGGCGCAATCTTTCCGAAAGAGACTCGCGATCCGAGTTCGAGCCCGGCGCCGTTTAGTAAAGACACTCGTCGGATTCTAATTCATCAAGGTGCTGGCATCAACAATCAGCTCAGCAATCCTGCTGCTCGTCCTGTTGCGCCGGGTTCTTTGGGCGCGAAGGTGTTTAAGTCTTCTGAGGCTAGCAAACAGACAATTATTAGCGCGGTTTACCGTCAGGTGTTTGGCCGTCCGGTTTATGCAGGCCAAGAAATTAGTAAGGCAGAAAGTCGCTTTAACAATGACGAGATTAACGTTCGTGAGTTCGTTAAGGCAGTTGCAAAGTCAGAATCGTTTAGAAAGATCTACTGGACTTCACTATATGTGATGAAGGCGGTGGAATACATTCATCGGCGTTTGTTAGGTCGTCCTACTTACGGCCGACAGGAGACTAACCAGTACTTTGATATCTGTGCTAAGAAAGGTTTCTATGCGCTGATTGACGCCATTATTGACTCTCAAGAATACACTGAGTGCTTTGGTGAGGATACGGTTCCTTACGAGCGATATTTGACGCCAGGTGGTCAGGCGATGCGATCGCTCAGAGTTGGCAGCATCCAAGAGACGGGTGCTCGCCCAGAAGAAAAGACGACGCCTCGATTTATAGAGCTAGGTGCTGTCGATAAGAATCGGCCAATCCCTGAGGTGCAGCAGCGAGTTAACCAAGGGGTGAGCGTACAGCGTGAACAAACCAAACGCTTTAAGCTGACTACTCAGGAAAAAACCGCCGTATTAACTGTTGCTCAAGCTGCCTATCGTCAGATATTCGAGCGTAACATCGACCCCTACGTAGTCAAAGGCAGTGAATTCTCTGAGCTAGAAAGCAAGCTGGTCAATGGTGAGATCAACGTTAAGGAATTCATCGAAGGCTTAGGTAACTCCCAACTTTATATCAAAGAGTTCTATGCCCCTTATCCCAATACCAAAGTTATTGAGCTAGGGACCAAGCACTTCTTAGGCCGTGCTCCTCAAGACCAAGGGGAAATTCGTAAGTACAACAGAATACTGGCATCAGAAGGCATTCGTGGCTTCATCCGCGCCCTGGTTGACACGCCAGAATATGCTCAGTACTTTGGCGAAGATACCGTTCCCTATCGCCGTTTCCCCACGCTACCGGCTGCGAACTTCCCTAATACGGAAATTCTATACAACCGTCTAACCAAGCAAAGTGACGATGTTGTTGTTCCTAGCTTCGATGCGTTAAATCCCTCCACATCGGTCTCTGAAAAGCTACCGCTGATGGCTGGTGCGTTAGAAGACTAG
- a CDS encoding class I SAM-dependent methyltransferase, which translates to MQSTQPPANPQTNLPGLSSNSSKTETDTATVSSAVAKLYDAYPFPPEPLLDEAPPGYNWRWTWPAAYSFCTGRKPETNSVRILDAGCGTGVSTEYLVHLNPEAEVVGIDLSAGAIAVAKERCQRSGADRASFYNTSIYDVEQIPGKFDLINCVGVLHHLPDPIRGIQALAKKLKPGGIFHIFVYAELGRWEIQLTQEAIALLQGDQRGDYKNGVAIGRNLFSALPKENRLRQREETRWALENQRDECFADMYVHPQEIDYNVKTLFDLIDASGLDFVGFSNPQYWDLSRLIGSAPDLMDRAAEMEERDRYRLIEVLDPELTHFEFFLSRPPLEQIDWDNDETLLTAIPERHPCIEGWPSRSFFNYDYQVVSIGEAEFAFMEKCDPDQGQSVAEILTQIDTQARTEGLDMVRSLQNRQLIMLATTEK; encoded by the coding sequence ATGCAGTCCACTCAGCCGCCTGCCAACCCACAAACTAACCTGCCTGGACTTTCATCCAATTCGTCCAAGACTGAGACTGATACCGCAACCGTAAGTTCTGCGGTAGCGAAGTTGTATGACGCCTATCCCTTTCCACCTGAGCCTTTGCTAGATGAAGCTCCTCCCGGCTACAACTGGCGCTGGACTTGGCCTGCGGCATACAGTTTCTGCACAGGGCGGAAGCCCGAAACAAACAGCGTACGGATTCTAGATGCGGGCTGCGGGACGGGAGTAAGCACGGAATACCTGGTGCATCTAAATCCAGAAGCAGAGGTCGTAGGCATCGATTTAAGTGCAGGCGCAATTGCGGTTGCGAAAGAACGCTGTCAACGCTCCGGTGCAGATAGGGCTAGCTTTTACAACACCAGCATTTACGACGTTGAACAAATCCCCGGTAAGTTTGATCTAATCAACTGTGTAGGCGTACTTCACCACCTGCCGGACCCTATTCGTGGCATTCAGGCCCTCGCTAAAAAGCTCAAGCCCGGCGGCATTTTTCATATCTTTGTCTACGCCGAGCTAGGGCGCTGGGAGATTCAGCTGACTCAAGAGGCGATCGCGCTGCTGCAAGGCGACCAACGCGGTGACTACAAAAATGGCGTCGCTATTGGTCGCAACCTCTTCTCCGCCTTACCCAAAGAAAATCGGCTACGCCAACGAGAAGAGACACGCTGGGCATTGGAAAATCAGCGCGATGAGTGCTTTGCCGATATGTATGTCCACCCTCAAGAGATCGACTACAACGTTAAAACGCTTTTTGATCTCATAGATGCCTCAGGACTAGACTTCGTAGGCTTTTCAAATCCGCAGTATTGGGATCTATCTAGACTAATTGGGTCAGCGCCCGATCTAATGGACAGAGCAGCAGAAATGGAGGAGCGTGATCGCTATCGCCTGATAGAAGTTCTCGATCCAGAACTGACTCACTTCGAGTTCTTTTTGAGCCGCCCACCTTTGGAGCAAATCGACTGGGATAATGATGAGACGCTATTAACAGCTATTCCCGAGCGGCACCCTTGTATAGAGGGCTGGCCTAGCCGTAGTTTTTTCAACTATGACTATCAGGTGGTCTCGATTGGCGAAGCGGAGTTCGCCTTTATGGAAAAGTGCGATCCGGATCAGGGTCAATCGGTCGCTGAAATTCTGACGCAGATAGACACTCAGGCACGAACTGAGGGACTAGATATGGTGCGATCGCTGCAGAATCGGCAGCTGATCATGCTAGCGACGACTGAGAAATAA
- a CDS encoding ATP synthase subunit I, translated as MTSGEKTADVSLNLSATAEENIGSAIAELETIEAAPQAAAAQGETEAVSGRPPLPPASETSMQEYYRLQQDLLKLTLVFTVVIFLAVWGTYSLNTALNYIVGSVTGIVYFRMLAKSVGNIGRQQPTTSSGPSSGRIAIFIGVMVVATQWQQLSVLPVFLGFLTYKAALISFVLWTAVMPDKSVASEELV; from the coding sequence GTGACTTCTGGGGAAAAAACAGCTGATGTTTCTCTCAATCTCTCGGCGACCGCTGAAGAGAATATTGGTTCAGCCATCGCTGAGCTAGAGACGATTGAAGCAGCTCCTCAAGCCGCTGCCGCTCAAGGAGAGACCGAAGCAGTGTCGGGTCGCCCGCCGCTACCACCCGCGTCTGAAACCTCGATGCAGGAGTATTACCGACTACAGCAAGACTTGCTCAAGCTGACCTTGGTTTTCACCGTCGTCATCTTCTTAGCTGTTTGGGGCACCTACTCGCTTAATACTGCGCTCAACTATATAGTGGGCTCAGTCACCGGTATCGTCTACTTCAGAATGCTAGCGAAGAGCGTAGGTAACATCGGCCGCCAGCAGCCGACGACTTCTAGTGGGCCAAGCAGCGGTAGGATAGCCATTTTTATCGGCGTTATGGTGGTTGCTACCCAATGGCAGCAGCTTTCTGTACTACCGGTATTTCTAGGCTTCCTAACTTACAAAGCTGCGTTGATTAGTTTTGTGCTGTGGACGGCCGTGATGCCAGACAAGTCAGTA